The genomic window GGGCCGCGCCAAACTGCTCGAAGAATTGCTGCAGCAGTCGACGATCTGCTTCGATACCGAAACCACGGGACTGGATCCTCGCGTCGCCGATCCGCTGGGGTTGGCGTTTTCGTTCGCACCCCACCAAGCCTTCTATGTGGCTTGCCCGCAAAACCGGGACGAAGCCCTGGCCGTGCTGGAACAGTTTCGGCCGGTGTTCGAGAACGAATCGATTCGCAAGATCGGGCACAACCTCAAGTACGACCTGTCGCTGTTGAAATGGCACGGGCTGACGGTCGCCGGCGAACTGTTCGACACCATGCTGGCGCACTCGATGAAAGAACCCGAGATGCGACACGGGCTGGACTACCTGGCCAAACTGTATCTGGGCTACGCGCCGATCCCCACCAGCGACCTGATCGGGCCGCGGGGCGAAGAACAAAAAAACATGCGCGACGTGCCGCTCGAGCAGCTTTCCGAATACGCCTGCGAAGACGCCGATGTGACGCTGCAAGTCGCCGCGGTGATCGAGCCCGAACTGGACAGCCTGGGCGTCAGCCAAGTGTGCTACGAAGTTGAATGCCCGCTGGTGCCGGTACTGGTCGACATGGAATACGAAGGCATTCGGTTGGACACCGATGCACTGGCCAGCTTCTCCGACGAACTGTCTCGCGATATCGATCAATTGCGCGAAGACATCTTCGAAGCCGCCGGGCACGAGTTCAACATCGACTCGCCCAAACAGCTGGGCGTGGTGTTGTACGACGAACTGCAACTGGAAGCCAATCCCAAGAAGACGGCGACCGGCCAATATTCCACTCGCGAATCCGAACTGGAACGGCTGTCCGCCCGCCACCCGATCATCGCCGACGTGCTGCAGTACCGCAACGCCGTCAAACTAAAATCCACCTACGTCGACCAACTGCCGACCCACGTTCATCCCGACACCGGCCGCATCCACACCCACTATTCGCAGTCCTGGACGGCGACCGGACGGATGCAGTCCAATGATCCCAATCTGCAAACCATTCCGATTCGTAAAAGTCGCGGCAAAGGAATTCGAGCCGCGTTTGTAGCCCGCGACGAAAACCATCTGCTGCTGTCGGCCGACTACTCTCAGATCGAACTGCGGATCATGGCGGAACTGAGCCAAGATCCGGCGATGATGGAAGCTTTTCAGGCCAATACGGACATTCACACCGTGACGGCGTCCAAGGTCTATAAGGTTGACCTGGAAGACGTCACCCGCGAGATGCGTGACAAAGCCAAAACCGTCAACTTTGGCATCATCTACGGGATCTCCGGATTTGGCCTGCAGCAACGACTAAATATTGCTCGCAACGAAGCCAACGAGTTGATCGCCAACTACTTCGAAAAATACCCGGGCGTCCAAAGCTACATCGACGACACGATCGCCTTCGCTAAAGAACACGGCTACGTCAAAACGCTGACCGGCCGACGTCGTTACCTCCGCGACATCAATTCACGCAGTCGTACCGTTGCCAGTACCGCCGAGCGGCTGGCGATGAACAGCCCGATTCAAGGCACCGCCGCGGACATGCTGAAGATGGCGCTGATCAAAGTCCACCGAGCGCTCGGCGAAGGCGGCTTTCAAACCAAGATGCTGCTCTCGGTGCATGACGAAATCGTATTCGACATGCCCAAGGATGAGCAGGATCGCGTGATGCCGGTGATCGAGCAAGCCATGAAGTCGGCGATGCCGATGTCGGTCCCAATCGTCGTCGAGATGGGCACCGGAGAGAATTGGCTGGAAGCCCATTAGAGCGAAAAAAAGAGACGCGATCCGTAGTTACCCCGAATCGCGTCTCTTGGAGAACGAGCGAGTTGCTCGTATTGCCCCTGCCCCTGCCCAATAATTGCCCCGCAATAGAAACATCGGTTAAACATTCCGAAACCTGTAGGCAATTTCCTTACAATGGCTCCGTAAGCAATTTAACAGGGTGATACAACCGCGCCGATCGCGATGATCACTACCTCAGAACCGCCCGGCGGCGCCGCCTGTCCCGGGTCTCCACGCCATGACACCGCTGATGAATCTTTTAAAATTGCCCGATGCGGCCCAGTCGCTCGACGAGGAACTGGTCGACGTGTTAGCCGAGAACCGGCACGTTCGCATCGAACGCATCGTGTCGACGGGGCAATCTTCGGCGGAGTCGTTTTGGTACGACCAAGACGAACACGAATGGCTGGTCGTGCTACAAGGCGCTGCGCGGTTGATGTTCGACGATCGGCGGAGCGTTGAACTAAAACCCGGAGACTCGCTGCAAATCCCCGCGCACTGTCGGCATCGGGTGGCCTGGACCACGCCAGAGGAAGCCACCGTCTGGCTGGCCGTGTTTTACCACGACGACGCCGGTTGACGCTGAAGCAAGCGGCGGAATGGGGTGCACAAGCCCCATCCCTGGGCTTCGTTTTTAGTCCTGAGGGAAATGTCATTCATCAATAACTTGGCCAAAATTTCCAGCTGCGAAGCGGTGAACGACCGGAAGATTAGCAGACGACTGCAACTAATTTTCCGGTCGTCCAATCTTCCGGTCGATCACCGCGAACCTCTCGCCACCATCGGTTTTCTGGCCCCGCAGTTAGTAGTGCCCCACGCATCACGCATCCGCGCCAAGACCGTCGATCGTCAAACCGCCAGGTCGCGTACTCGTCTGCATCCGATGGTTCTGTCACGGACACAACCAACCGGAAATCAAAGTAACCTGATCCTGATAGCCCGAGCGTATCTGCGGAAGGAAGGATGAGCAATTATCAACTGTGACTCACAAACGCTTGAAAAGATTTCCAGCGTTAGTAAACCTTGGGCACCGAGATGGAGGCGGCACGAAATTGGCAGGCAATCCGATTGGGCAGAAAGATTGAAACGCGACCGGGGATGCATTCCTAATGTCCCAAAGCTGGGCCGTGGCACCAAGCGCTGTCCATGGACCACCTCGCGGAATCAGGACTGCCGAGCCTATTAGAAATCTGGAGCAAGTTTGCTGCAAAGAAGAGAAACGCCTAGTGCGGACGTGCATGCTAGCCCGGATTATGCACCCGTTTATCGGTTGCCCCTATAGCGCAAAAGCCTCAGCCCTGCTATGTATTGGAGTTACGACACTTCATACACGACAAGCCCGAGGCTTCTGCAATGGCACAGCGTAAACGAAAACGCCCCGTTTTGAAACGGCTCCGACGACAAGCGGTCGATTTTGATTTCGACGGCGGAACGCTGACCACCGATGGTGGCTTGCTGCTTCTGCGAGAGGTCGACCGAAGACTCGATTTGATTCGACGGCTCGATCACGCCATCCCCGATCCTCGCGATCCGCTTCACACGGTCCACCCTCAAGCCGAACTGCTCACCTCCCGCATCTTTGCCATCGCCGCAGGTTACGAAGATGGCAACGACCACGACGCGCTGCGACACGACCCGGCGTTTCAAGTCGCTGCCGGGCGGGTTCCCGCGGAACACAATTACGACGGCGATCACTCCCCGCTGGCCAGCCCCTCAACGCACTCCCGATTAGAGAACAGGATCGACACCAAGACAATCTTGCGGTTGAACGAGCTCCTTGTGGACCTGTTTCTGGAAAGCTATGAGCAACCGCCTGAAGAAATCATCTTGGACTACGATGCCACCGACGACACGATCCACGGAAATCAAGAGCAACGGCATTTCAACGGCTTTTATGATGGCTACTGCTTTCTTCCCCTGTATGTTTTCTGTGACGACCACCTGTTGGTTTCGCACCTTCGCCCCAGCAAAGTCGGGGCCGCCCATCATGCTCGGCCGATTACCAAATTGCTGATCCAGAAGATCCGCTCCCGCTGGCCCGATGTGAAAATCATCATTCGCGGCGACAGCGGATTTGCCATCGAACGCTTGATGCGTTGGTGTGATAAAAACGATGTCGGATACGTCTTTGGCTTGCAGCACAACAACGTTTTAGACAAGCAAATCGCTTGCGAAATGACGCAAGCCCAGATTCGCCACGGACTCTATGGGGGCACGCAGTCCGTCTTCAAGTGGTTTCGCTACCGCACACAGAAATCTTGGGATTGCAGTCGCTGGGTCGTGGGTAAGGCGGAATATAGCAGCCAGGGCACCAACCCGCGTTTCGTGGTCACGAATCTCCCCAGTGAGGAAGGCATCGTTGATCCGACTTATCGTCGCGTTACTATCGACGGCAAGCGGGTGCGGCAGTTGCAGGATGCGGGAACGCTTTGCTCGGTGGCTATTAATCCGGAAGAGTTCTACCGCACACGCTACTGCCCGCGCGGCGA from Roseimaritima ulvae includes these protein-coding regions:
- the polA gene encoding DNA polymerase I gives rise to the protein MTNSTPTPSPPAPSLLDSQRRLFLLDGMALVYRAHFALIRSPRFTSGGMCTSAVFGMINMLNDLIKREQPTHLAVAFDTSEPTQRHIDFPEYKAQRDAMPEDISVQLPYIDRLLDAYKVRTIRMPGYEADDIIGTLALEASKQEFETWMVTPDKDYDQLVSEHVWIYRPGRKGSGFERIGVPEVLAKWEIERVDQVIDVLGLMGDTSDNIPGVPGVGPKTAQKLIQKFGSVENLLEHTDQLKGKQRERIEENTEQALLSKRLVTIQLDVPHDIDLETLHWQGPDNDALKQLLMELEFDTLGKRIFGKSFSSSATRAANIRDKREQEIQATLFDEPVEEKTIRDVAHDYTLINDEAGRAKLLEELLQQSTICFDTETTGLDPRVADPLGLAFSFAPHQAFYVACPQNRDEALAVLEQFRPVFENESIRKIGHNLKYDLSLLKWHGLTVAGELFDTMLAHSMKEPEMRHGLDYLAKLYLGYAPIPTSDLIGPRGEEQKNMRDVPLEQLSEYACEDADVTLQVAAVIEPELDSLGVSQVCYEVECPLVPVLVDMEYEGIRLDTDALASFSDELSRDIDQLREDIFEAAGHEFNIDSPKQLGVVLYDELQLEANPKKTATGQYSTRESELERLSARHPIIADVLQYRNAVKLKSTYVDQLPTHVHPDTGRIHTHYSQSWTATGRMQSNDPNLQTIPIRKSRGKGIRAAFVARDENHLLLSADYSQIELRIMAELSQDPAMMEAFQANTDIHTVTASKVYKVDLEDVTREMRDKAKTVNFGIIYGISGFGLQQRLNIARNEANELIANYFEKYPGVQSYIDDTIAFAKEHGYVKTLTGRRRYLRDINSRSRTVASTAERLAMNSPIQGTAADMLKMALIKVHRALGEGGFQTKMLLSVHDEIVFDMPKDEQDRVMPVIEQAMKSAMPMSVPIVVEMGTGENWLEAH
- a CDS encoding cupin domain-containing protein, with product MNLLKLPDAAQSLDEELVDVLAENRHVRIERIVSTGQSSAESFWYDQDEHEWLVVLQGAARLMFDDRRSVELKPGDSLQIPAHCRHRVAWTTPEEATVWLAVFYHDDAG
- a CDS encoding IS1380 family transposase translates to MAQRKRKRPVLKRLRRQAVDFDFDGGTLTTDGGLLLLREVDRRLDLIRRLDHAIPDPRDPLHTVHPQAELLTSRIFAIAAGYEDGNDHDALRHDPAFQVAAGRVPAEHNYDGDHSPLASPSTHSRLENRIDTKTILRLNELLVDLFLESYEQPPEEIILDYDATDDTIHGNQEQRHFNGFYDGYCFLPLYVFCDDHLLVSHLRPSKVGAAHHARPITKLLIQKIRSRWPDVKIIIRGDSGFAIERLMRWCDKNDVGYVFGLQHNNVLDKQIACEMTQAQIRHGLYGGTQSVFKWFRYRTQKSWDCSRWVVGKAEYSSQGTNPRFVVTNLPSEEGIVDPTYRRVTIDGKRVRQLQDAGTLCSVAINPEEFYRTRYCPRGEMENRIKETQLGLFADRTSCSRFVANQFRLMLSSFAYVLLDGVRRLGLSDTKAARLRVDTIRLRLLKIAARVRVTSRRVVFHMASHCPSEALYEHVMQRLCRSD